Proteins encoded together in one Hydrogenispora ethanolica window:
- the larC gene encoding nickel pincer cofactor biosynthesis protein LarC: protein MKTLYLDCNAGISGNMFLGALLDLGFPREQLNQELAKLPIHLPVLQIERVVKNGISAVYFEVEHFHEHQHRGLHDIVDLITKATLSQRVKDRAISCFQKLAAAEAKIHGVSTDEVHFHEVGALDAIVDIVGVCLGLDYFRIEQILVSPVRLGFGTVQCAHGVIPIPAPATMELLQGYQVYGGELEGEWATPTGAALLREFAQTSGSLPELQIQKIGYGAGTANRSIPNVLRIVLGSSDTGSSKETQVVIETNIDNMNPEFFGFLGEQLFQTGVRDYYLTPVYMKKGRPGTLITVVVDPEKQIEVENLLFTQTTTLGVRKYLVRRSCLERKTEQVKMGSEVIHIKAGLMNGRVLKLAPEYEDCVRIAREYNRPLKDVYEEALQIGRKELAVKLS from the coding sequence ATGAAAACACTCTATCTTGATTGCAATGCCGGAATTAGCGGAAATATGTTTTTGGGGGCCCTTCTCGACCTGGGGTTTCCAAGAGAACAATTGAACCAGGAATTAGCCAAACTGCCCATCCACCTACCGGTTTTACAAATTGAACGGGTCGTGAAGAATGGGATCTCGGCGGTGTATTTTGAAGTCGAGCATTTTCATGAACACCAACATCGCGGACTGCATGATATCGTGGATTTAATCACGAAAGCGACGTTGAGCCAAAGAGTGAAAGACCGCGCCATTTCGTGCTTTCAGAAGTTGGCGGCTGCAGAAGCCAAAATTCATGGTGTTTCTACGGATGAAGTGCATTTTCATGAGGTTGGGGCACTCGACGCTATCGTCGATATTGTCGGAGTCTGCCTGGGCTTGGATTATTTCCGGATTGAGCAGATTCTCGTATCGCCGGTGCGTCTGGGATTTGGAACAGTACAATGCGCTCATGGCGTGATTCCGATTCCGGCTCCCGCCACGATGGAACTTTTACAAGGATACCAAGTGTATGGCGGCGAATTGGAAGGAGAGTGGGCCACACCCACCGGAGCGGCCCTGTTGAGAGAGTTCGCTCAAACAAGCGGCTCCTTACCGGAGCTGCAAATTCAGAAAATCGGTTATGGGGCAGGAACCGCTAACCGCTCCATTCCCAATGTTTTACGAATCGTCTTGGGGTCATCCGATACCGGTTCAAGCAAGGAAACGCAAGTGGTAATCGAGACGAATATCGATAATATGAATCCCGAGTTTTTCGGTTTCTTAGGCGAACAGTTATTCCAAACTGGTGTCAGAGATTATTATTTAACGCCCGTCTATATGAAAAAAGGAAGACCGGGTACGTTAATTACAGTGGTCGTTGACCCCGAGAAGCAGATAGAAGTAGAAAATCTTCTATTTACCCAAACCACGACGTTAGGAGTTCGTAAGTATTTAGTACGCCGGTCTTGCTTGGAACGTAAAACTGAACAGGTCAAAATGGGCAGTGAAGTGATTCATATTAAGGCCGGGTTGATGAACGGTCGCGTGTTAAAGCTAGCTCCCGAGTATGAGGATTGCGTGAGAATCGCCAGGGAGTATAACCGGCCGCTAAAAGATGTCTATGAAGAAGCACTCCAAATTGGAAGAAAAGAGTTGGCTGTAAAATTATCGTAA
- the mnmG gene encoding tRNA uridine-5-carboxymethylaminomethyl(34) synthesis enzyme MnmG, whose amino-acid sequence MSERSYDVIVIGAGHAGCEAALAAAKMGCRTLLLTLNYSSIAFMPCNPSIGGPAKGHLVREIDALGGTMGRVIDRSYLQMRLLNTQKGPAVWALRAQADKCFYQNLMIRELESQPQLTVRQGEVTAILATEGRVSGVRIRTGMEFYSKTIILATGTFLQGRVFIGSLNYASGPAGQLPADELSQSLRDLGLKLVRFKTGTPARVRRRSIDFSKLLPQPGGFREHGFSFWEEWRLRPEHLCWLAYTQNETHRIIREHLHEAALYTGAISGVGPRYCPSIESKLVQFPDKERHQVFVEPEGADSDEMYLAGLSTSLPEYVQELFLRTIPGFEALEIVRPGYAIEYDALESGQFGRSLESRPVAGLFSAGQINGTSGYEEAAAQGLMAGINAAQKVKGRPPLVLGRSEAYIGVLIDDLVTKENQEPYRVLTSRAEFRLTLRSDNADERLSRYAFDLGLLEERYRPHFEQKYQRIYGLSDLFSSTYLNPDEQVRPIFAVAQIALPKNRFTPADLLKRPDVPAQFIGQLLPDLQLDLAELNEVATRFRYQGYLAKEQEQAKKLAGLEQRQIPPDLDYGQVTNLAREAKEKLSKFRPETFGQAMRISGINPADLTALLFYIENYRRAEHSGVVSHERVKEQT is encoded by the coding sequence ATGAGCGAAAGATCATATGATGTCATCGTCATCGGCGCCGGCCATGCCGGCTGTGAAGCCGCGCTGGCCGCCGCCAAAATGGGTTGCCGGACCTTGCTCCTGACCCTGAATTATAGCAGTATCGCTTTCATGCCCTGTAACCCGTCCATCGGCGGGCCTGCCAAAGGCCATCTGGTCCGGGAGATCGATGCCTTGGGGGGTACCATGGGCCGGGTCATCGACCGCTCTTATCTGCAGATGCGCCTGCTGAACACGCAGAAAGGCCCGGCGGTCTGGGCCCTGCGGGCTCAGGCCGATAAATGTTTTTATCAAAACCTGATGATTCGGGAATTGGAAAGCCAGCCTCAGCTCACGGTCCGTCAGGGCGAGGTGACCGCCATTTTAGCTACGGAGGGCCGGGTCAGCGGCGTCAGGATCCGGACCGGTATGGAATTTTATTCCAAAACAATCATTCTAGCTACCGGTACCTTCCTGCAAGGGAGGGTTTTCATCGGCAGCCTGAATTATGCTTCCGGCCCGGCGGGGCAATTGCCGGCCGACGAGCTTTCCCAGAGTTTACGAGATCTCGGTTTGAAACTGGTACGTTTTAAAACAGGGACCCCAGCCCGGGTGCGACGGCGTTCGATCGACTTTTCGAAACTGCTGCCGCAGCCCGGCGGTTTTCGGGAACACGGCTTCTCCTTCTGGGAGGAATGGCGGCTCCGGCCCGAACATCTCTGCTGGCTGGCTTACACTCAAAACGAGACCCATCGGATCATCCGGGAACACCTTCATGAAGCGGCCTTGTATACCGGCGCCATCTCGGGGGTGGGGCCCCGCTACTGCCCGTCGATCGAGAGCAAGCTGGTACAGTTCCCCGATAAGGAACGGCACCAGGTCTTCGTGGAACCCGAAGGCGCCGATTCCGACGAGATGTATCTGGCCGGTTTATCGACCAGTCTGCCGGAGTATGTTCAGGAGCTGTTTTTACGGACGATTCCCGGATTCGAAGCGTTGGAGATCGTCCGTCCCGGTTACGCCATCGAATACGATGCCTTGGAAAGCGGCCAGTTCGGCCGTTCATTGGAGTCGCGCCCGGTGGCCGGGCTCTTTTCGGCCGGCCAGATCAACGGCACCTCCGGTTATGAAGAGGCGGCGGCCCAAGGGTTGATGGCCGGGATCAATGCCGCCCAAAAGGTCAAAGGCCGGCCGCCGCTGGTTTTGGGCCGTTCCGAGGCGTATATCGGAGTTTTAATCGACGATCTGGTCACCAAGGAAAATCAGGAACCCTACCGGGTCTTGACTTCGCGGGCGGAATTCCGGCTGACCCTGCGTTCGGACAACGCCGATGAACGGCTCTCCCGGTACGCCTTCGACCTCGGTTTGCTGGAGGAACGGTATCGGCCCCATTTTGAGCAGAAGTATCAACGGATTTACGGGCTGAGCGATCTTTTCTCAAGTACCTATCTGAACCCGGATGAGCAGGTACGGCCCATTTTCGCCGTGGCTCAGATCGCTTTGCCCAAAAATCGCTTCACGCCCGCAGACCTCTTAAAACGGCCCGATGTTCCGGCCCAATTTATCGGCCAATTGCTGCCTGACCTGCAACTGGATCTGGCCGAGCTCAACGAGGTCGCGACCCGTTTCCGCTACCAGGGTTATTTGGCGAAGGAACAGGAGCAGGCCAAGAAGCTGGCCGGTCTGGAACAGCGGCAGATCCCGCCGGATCTCGATTACGGGCAGGTCACCAATCTGGCCCGGGAAGCCAAAGAAAAATTGTCCAAGTTCCGGCCGGAAACCTTCGGACAGGCGATGCGCATCAGCGGTATCAACCCCGCCGACCTGACCGCGTTGTTATTTTATATTGAAAATTACCGCCGCGCCGAGCATAGCGGCGTCGTCTCCCATGAACGGGTAAAGGAGCAAACATGA
- a CDS encoding ParA family protein, with protein sequence MGKVIAVANQKGGVGKTTTAVNLGACLAQRGKKTLIIDHDPQGNSTSGIGLKKSEIRRCIYDVLINEVPIAEVMVATQVENLSVVPATIRLAGAEAELVGMMARDQRLKRAIEPIKDTFDYILIDCPPSLGNLTINALAASDSIIVPIQCEYYALEGLSQLMKTIQLVQKYSNADLKIEGVVLTMYDNRTNLSSQVTEEVRHYFNEKVYKTIIPRNIRLSEAPSFGLPITLYDEKSKGAEAYIELAKEVISHG encoded by the coding sequence ATGGGTAAAGTTATCGCAGTAGCCAATCAAAAAGGTGGTGTCGGCAAAACCACCACCGCAGTCAATCTTGGAGCCTGTCTGGCTCAGCGTGGTAAAAAAACCTTGATTATCGATCATGATCCGCAAGGAAATTCCACTAGCGGCATCGGCTTGAAGAAAAGTGAGATCAGGCGGTGCATCTATGACGTTTTGATCAATGAGGTTCCCATTGCCGAAGTGATGGTCGCCACTCAAGTGGAGAACCTCAGTGTTGTACCGGCCACCATTCGTTTGGCAGGGGCCGAGGCCGAACTAGTCGGGATGATGGCCCGGGATCAACGCTTGAAGCGGGCGATTGAACCCATCAAAGACACCTTTGATTATATTTTGATTGATTGCCCCCCTTCGCTCGGCAACTTGACCATCAACGCGCTCGCCGCCTCGGACTCGATTATCGTGCCGATTCAGTGTGAATATTACGCTCTCGAGGGTTTAAGCCAACTGATGAAGACCATTCAATTGGTACAGAAATACTCCAATGCCGACCTCAAGATCGAGGGGGTCGTGTTGACCATGTACGACAACCGTACCAATCTCTCCTCTCAAGTCACGGAGGAAGTGCGTCATTATTTTAATGAAAAGGTTTATAAAACCATTATTCCTCGTAACATCCGCCTCAGTGAGGCGCCAAGTTTTGGTTTACCGATTACTTTATATGATGAAAAATCAAAGGGAGCCGAAGCTTATATCGAATTAGCTAAGGAAGTGATTAGTCATGGTTAA
- the larB gene encoding nickel pincer cofactor biosynthesis protein LarB, with translation MDRKYLTSLLNAVADKQISLEDAVSELENLPYQDLGYAKIDHHRGLRNGNSEVIYCPGKSLDQITAIFQVLAEKSQNVIATRASRKAYIKIKERIPEAEYFETARIIALWRDKVQTEGIVGVVSAGTADMRVAEEASVTAELMGSRVQRIYDVGVAGIHRLLSNKQLLDSCRVLIVVAGMEGALASVVGGLVSKPIVAVPTDIGYGANFKGVAPLLSMLNSCASGIGVVNINNGFGAGILAHRINLIGEMHENTLS, from the coding sequence ATGGACAGAAAATATTTGACGAGTCTTTTGAATGCTGTGGCTGACAAGCAAATTTCACTAGAAGATGCGGTTTCGGAACTGGAGAATCTTCCGTATCAAGATTTGGGATATGCGAAAATTGACCATCATCGCGGACTTCGAAATGGAAACTCCGAAGTAATTTATTGTCCTGGGAAATCGCTTGACCAAATCACAGCCATTTTTCAAGTGCTGGCGGAGAAATCCCAGAATGTAATCGCTACCCGGGCCAGTAGGAAGGCTTACATCAAAATTAAAGAACGGATCCCGGAGGCTGAGTACTTTGAGACTGCTCGCATCATTGCCTTGTGGCGGGATAAAGTGCAGACAGAAGGAATCGTCGGCGTGGTTTCGGCGGGTACGGCTGATATGCGAGTGGCCGAAGAGGCCAGTGTAACCGCTGAATTAATGGGAAGCAGGGTACAGCGAATCTACGATGTAGGAGTGGCCGGAATTCATCGGCTTCTGAGTAACAAACAGTTATTGGATAGTTGTAGAGTTTTAATCGTTGTGGCGGGAATGGAAGGAGCTCTCGCCAGTGTCGTTGGAGGACTGGTTTCCAAACCGATCGTGGCGGTTCCGACGGATATAGGGTACGGCGCCAACTTTAAAGGGGTAGCACCCTTGTTAAGTATGCTGAACTCTTGCGCCAGTGGAATTGGGGTTGTGAATATCAATAACGGCTTCGGAGCCGGGATACTAGCGCATCGAATCAATTTGATAGGAGAAATGCATGAAAACACTCTATCTTGA
- the mnmE gene encoding tRNA uridine-5-carboxymethylaminomethyl(34) synthesis GTPase MnmE: MFLDTIAAIATPLGEAGIGVVRLSGPAAQSIALGLLRTARGEKLGGLQDHRVYYGKVVDPQTEQPVDEVIFFYAARPHSFTAEDTVEIQAHGSSYIVQRILELLLANGARLAEPGEFTQRAFLNGRIDLVQAEAVIDLIRAKTAKAHQLALNQLAGEPSRVIGRIEAALYDMLIHIEAVLDFPEEGIPDLQRAAMIDQSRELHGQLSAIYDRIDEGRKIKEGITLVITGRPNVGKSSILNALLGEEKAIVTPIPGTTRDLIEGFFQLQGVPIRLVDTAGLRPTDNPIEQIGIERARKLLDQADLVLFIVDNGAPFSEEDRAIAESLADKPVLLIVNKTDLPAQLDRAALAGFQPFETVELSVVQRRGFERLEKAIIDRVGLGKIRLDDQPLLNSVRHKEALRQALDGLAAFREGMELSLTEDLLAVELRAVLAALGEITGKNVNEEVLHGIFAQFCIGK; encoded by the coding sequence ATGTTTTTGGATACGATCGCCGCGATCGCCACGCCGCTGGGGGAAGCGGGCATCGGAGTGGTCCGGCTGAGCGGCCCCGCCGCCCAGTCCATCGCGCTCGGTCTGTTACGGACCGCCCGAGGCGAAAAACTGGGCGGCTTGCAGGATCACCGTGTCTATTACGGCAAAGTTGTCGACCCCCAAACCGAACAGCCCGTGGATGAAGTCATCTTTTTCTACGCTGCCCGGCCCCATAGTTTCACGGCGGAGGACACCGTGGAGATCCAGGCTCACGGCAGCAGCTATATTGTCCAGCGCATCCTGGAGCTGCTGCTGGCGAACGGCGCGCGGCTGGCCGAACCCGGCGAATTCACCCAGCGCGCCTTCCTCAACGGCCGGATCGACCTGGTCCAGGCGGAGGCGGTGATCGATCTGATCCGGGCCAAGACCGCCAAGGCGCATCAATTGGCCCTGAACCAGCTGGCCGGCGAACCCTCGCGGGTCATCGGGCGGATCGAGGCGGCGCTGTATGATATGTTGATCCATATCGAAGCGGTTCTGGACTTCCCCGAGGAGGGAATCCCCGATCTGCAACGGGCCGCCATGATCGACCAGTCCCGCGAGCTTCATGGGCAACTGAGCGCCATCTACGACCGGATCGACGAGGGCCGCAAGATCAAAGAAGGGATCACCCTGGTGATCACCGGCCGGCCCAATGTCGGGAAATCGAGCATTCTAAATGCCTTGCTCGGCGAGGAGAAGGCCATTGTGACTCCCATCCCCGGGACTACCCGGGATCTTATCGAAGGTTTCTTCCAATTACAAGGGGTGCCGATCCGCCTGGTGGATACCGCCGGCCTGCGGCCGACCGACAACCCGATCGAGCAGATCGGGATCGAGCGGGCCCGGAAACTGCTGGACCAGGCGGATCTGGTCCTGTTCATCGTCGATAACGGCGCGCCCTTCTCCGAGGAGGACCGGGCGATTGCCGAATCGCTGGCTGACAAGCCGGTACTGCTGATTGTGAATAAAACCGATCTTCCGGCGCAGCTCGACCGGGCCGCTCTGGCTGGTTTTCAGCCGTTTGAGACCGTGGAACTCTCCGTAGTCCAGCGTCGCGGTTTTGAACGCCTGGAAAAGGCCATTATCGATCGGGTGGGCCTCGGCAAGATCCGCCTGGACGACCAGCCGCTGTTGAACAGCGTCCGGCATAAGGAAGCGTTGCGCCAGGCCCTCGACGGCTTGGCCGCTTTCCGGGAGGGGATGGAGCTGTCGCTCACCGAGGACCTGCTGGCGGTGGAGTTACGCGCCGTACTGGCGGCGCTGGGCGAGATCACCGGGAAAAACGTCAACGAAGAGGTGCTGCACGGCATCTTCGCCCAATTTTGCATCGGAAAGTAA
- a CDS encoding ParB/RepB/Spo0J family partition protein yields MVKNRGLGKGLGALIPELNDANFEKQSEIQIDLITPNPFQPRKEFSDEKLQELAESIRTHGVIQPLVVREVQGKYQLIAGERRLRASKIAGLTMVPVYILSMTDQTMMEAALVENLQREDLNPIEAAEAFQRLMDEFHLTQDEIAKKVGKSRSAIANFLRLLNLPQEIRKDLANGVLSMGHARAILGLSSAEEQMKAWILTRDQQLSVRQTEDLVKKLNERANVSRETNRAAQRISLDPIMTEIEEKLQHTFGTKVKIKPSANGGKIEIDYYSDEDFNRIYEQLVTRIEG; encoded by the coding sequence ATGGTTAAAAATCGTGGCCTAGGGAAGGGCCTCGGAGCTTTGATCCCTGAGTTAAACGACGCCAACTTTGAAAAACAATCCGAGATTCAAATCGATCTGATCACCCCAAACCCTTTCCAACCCCGGAAAGAGTTTTCCGATGAAAAACTTCAGGAACTTGCCGAATCCATTCGCACTCATGGTGTGATTCAGCCCTTGGTAGTCCGGGAAGTTCAGGGAAAATATCAACTGATAGCCGGAGAGCGCCGTTTGCGGGCCTCAAAAATTGCGGGATTAACAATGGTCCCGGTCTATATCCTGTCCATGACCGATCAGACCATGATGGAAGCAGCCCTGGTTGAAAATTTGCAGCGTGAAGACTTGAATCCCATTGAGGCCGCCGAAGCGTTCCAACGTTTAATGGATGAATTCCATTTGACCCAAGATGAAATCGCCAAGAAGGTCGGAAAGAGCCGTTCCGCGATTGCCAACTTTCTACGATTGCTTAATTTACCCCAGGAAATTCGCAAGGACTTGGCGAACGGAGTTTTGTCGATGGGACACGCGCGGGCAATTTTAGGACTTTCTTCAGCTGAAGAGCAAATGAAAGCTTGGATTTTGACCCGTGATCAGCAACTTTCAGTCCGTCAAACCGAGGATTTGGTTAAAAAGCTTAATGAACGGGCTAATGTTTCACGTGAAACAAATCGGGCTGCGCAACGGATCAGTTTGGATCCGATTATGACGGAAATTGAGGAAAAATTACAACATACCTTTGGAACCAAAGTAAAGATCAAGCCTTCGGCTAACGGCGGAAAGATAGAGATCGATTATTATTCGGATGAAGATTTTAATCGTATTTATGAACAGTTAGTAACCCGTATTGAAGGATAA
- the mnmG gene encoding tRNA uridine-5-carboxymethylaminomethyl(34) synthesis enzyme MnmG, translating into MTYDVIVVGAGHAGCEAALAAARSGAQTLLLTMSPDTIAAMSCNPAIGGPAAKSHLVRELDALGGAMGQVIDQSYLNIRRINESRGPAVTALRAQADKKRYQAEMTLRIERQPNLYLKQGLVTELIVEQRTVRGVVLKSGRRYQAKTVILATGTFLNGQIVMGEIRYSGGRQGEPAATELSGSLIENGLRLRRFQTATPPRVDRSSVDFGALTPQPLQPVEWGFSWDGIAEPRPQQPCWVTNTTPETIRLIRDNLRYSPIYSGSVTTKGPHFCPSIDRKVINFPDKTDHQIFLEPEGVFTEELYLLGLTTAMPETLQEAILKTIPGLARAEIIRPGYAVEYDCLESLQFYPSLESKPIRNLFSAGQINGTSGYEEAAAQGIVAGINAARRVFGQPPFIPSRADSYIGVLIDDLATQGTDEPYRMMTSLAEFRIHLRLDNALQRLGDSGRELGLLGPERLAVMARIARETDALYAFLVQQKIGMRSDFWTRRRIQCPSHGLRLQDLLLHPQIGAAVLEQEYPQLRDFLPPVREYVYHQLKLAGYLQRQADAVAETQALDRIEIPPDCDFSAIPGLSTPGRQALALVRPLRLGQALRIKELNEADRALLLLRWGLVAGKDRHERKII; encoded by the coding sequence TTGACCTATGACGTGATTGTCGTGGGCGCCGGACACGCCGGGTGCGAAGCCGCGCTGGCCGCGGCCAGATCCGGTGCCCAGACCCTGTTATTGACCATGTCGCCGGATACCATCGCCGCGATGTCCTGCAATCCGGCCATCGGCGGGCCGGCGGCCAAAAGCCATCTGGTGCGGGAACTGGATGCGCTCGGCGGGGCGATGGGGCAGGTTATCGACCAATCCTATCTGAATATCCGGCGCATCAACGAATCGCGGGGCCCCGCGGTCACGGCGCTGCGGGCCCAGGCCGACAAAAAGCGCTATCAGGCTGAGATGACGCTGCGCATCGAGCGCCAGCCGAACCTGTATCTGAAACAAGGACTGGTCACCGAGTTAATCGTGGAACAGCGGACGGTCCGGGGAGTGGTCCTGAAATCGGGCCGCCGTTACCAGGCCAAGACCGTCATCCTGGCCACCGGTACTTTTTTGAACGGCCAGATCGTGATGGGGGAGATCCGTTACTCCGGCGGCCGCCAAGGCGAGCCGGCCGCCACCGAGCTCAGTGGGAGCCTGATCGAAAACGGCCTCCGGCTGCGGCGTTTTCAGACCGCCACCCCGCCGCGGGTCGACCGCAGCTCGGTGGATTTCGGAGCCTTGACCCCGCAACCCTTGCAACCGGTGGAATGGGGCTTCTCCTGGGACGGCATCGCCGAGCCCCGGCCGCAGCAGCCCTGCTGGGTCACGAACACCACACCCGAAACGATCCGGCTGATCCGCGACAACCTGCGGTATTCGCCGATCTACTCCGGGTCGGTCACCACCAAGGGGCCGCATTTTTGCCCGTCGATCGACCGCAAGGTCATCAACTTTCCGGACAAAACCGATCATCAAATCTTCCTGGAACCGGAGGGGGTCTTTACCGAGGAACTGTACCTGCTGGGCCTGACGACCGCCATGCCGGAAACGCTCCAGGAAGCGATCCTAAAGACCATCCCCGGCCTGGCCCGGGCGGAGATCATCCGGCCCGGCTATGCGGTGGAGTACGACTGCCTGGAGTCGCTGCAATTTTACCCCAGCCTGGAGTCGAAGCCCATCCGCAACCTCTTCAGCGCCGGCCAGATCAATGGGACCTCCGGCTATGAGGAGGCGGCCGCCCAAGGGATCGTCGCCGGGATCAATGCCGCGCGCCGGGTCTTCGGCCAGCCGCCGTTCATACCCAGCCGCGCCGACTCCTATATCGGGGTCCTCATCGACGACCTGGCTACCCAGGGCACGGACGAACCGTACCGGATGATGACCTCCCTGGCCGAGTTCAGGATCCATTTGCGGCTGGACAATGCTTTGCAGCGCCTGGGTGATTCCGGGAGAGAACTGGGCCTCCTGGGCCCGGAACGGCTGGCGGTCATGGCGCGGATAGCGCGGGAGACTGACGCCCTGTACGCTTTTTTGGTCCAGCAGAAGATCGGCATGCGCAGCGATTTTTGGACCCGGCGCCGGATCCAATGCCCCAGCCACGGGCTGCGGCTGCAGGATCTGCTACTCCACCCGCAGATCGGCGCGGCGGTTCTGGAGCAGGAATATCCCCAGCTTCGCGACTTTTTGCCGCCGGTCCGCGAATATGTCTATCACCAATTAAAGCTGGCCGGCTATCTGCAGCGTCAGGCGGATGCGGTTGCCGAGACTCAGGCTCTGGACCGGATCGAGATCCCGCCGGATTGCGATTTTTCGGCCATCCCCGGGTTATCCACCCCGGGCCGGCAGGCCCTGGCGCTGGTTCGGCCGCTCCGGTTGGGCCAGGCTCTGCGCATCAAGGAACTGAATGAGGCGGACCGAGCGTTGTTGCTGCTGCGATGGGGCCTCGTGGCAGGAAAGGATCGTCATGAGCGAAAGATCATATGA
- the jag gene encoding RNA-binding cell elongation regulator Jag/EloR: MKTVVKIAKTPDEAIAEALKELGVAREQTEIDVVEETSKGLLGFLTTKSYKVTVTVKEDLGQTAGLFLRELLVNMGVPAQVEIFRKKDYTTLNINGKDLGILIGKHGQTLDAIQYLVNLAVNKNRSEKERIIIDVEGYRRRREEALRRLAVKLADKVRREGRKQVLEPMSPQERRIIHATLQGYKEVFTYSEGEDPYRHVIISPQDFEEKNPV; this comes from the coding sequence ATGAAGACGGTCGTTAAAATCGCAAAAACTCCGGATGAAGCGATTGCCGAAGCATTGAAAGAATTGGGCGTTGCGCGTGAGCAGACCGAGATCGACGTGGTTGAGGAAACGAGCAAAGGATTATTGGGTTTTTTAACTACCAAATCATATAAGGTTACCGTCACCGTCAAGGAAGACCTGGGGCAAACCGCCGGATTGTTCCTCCGCGAGCTGCTGGTGAACATGGGAGTCCCGGCCCAAGTGGAGATCTTCCGTAAAAAAGACTATACCACCTTGAATATCAATGGTAAGGATTTAGGCATATTAATCGGGAAGCACGGACAGACGCTGGATGCCATTCAATATCTGGTCAATCTGGCGGTCAATAAAAACCGCTCCGAGAAAGAGCGGATCATCATCGATGTCGAAGGTTACCGGCGGCGCCGGGAGGAAGCCCTGCGGCGGCTGGCGGTCAAGCTCGCCGACAAAGTGCGGCGGGAGGGCCGCAAGCAGGTATTGGAGCCCATGAGCCCGCAGGAACGCCGGATCATCCACGCCACACTCCAAGGATATAAAGAAGTTTTTACTTATAGCGAAGGTGAGGATCCATATCGGCACGTGATTATTTCGCCCCAAGACTTTGAGGAAAAAAACCCGGTATAA
- the rsmG gene encoding 16S rRNA (guanine(527)-N(7))-methyltransferase RsmG: MSHLRRDELEILFRQAGLELSDSAHERLVQFLELVIHTNEQLNLTAITSLEEGYVKHLYDSLAIIGLPEFARADTLIDIGSGAGFPSIPLAICFPGKRFTSLDSTQKKINFQAQAAELLGLQNFTTCWGRAEELAHSPAYRESFDLATARAVAQVNILLELALPFVKTGSAAVFYKGKDYLSELESLQKPLAVLHAGLDRAISYHLPDNLGERAFVVFQKQQPTASAYPRKPGVPQKKPL; encoded by the coding sequence ATGAGCCATCTTCGCCGCGACGAGCTTGAAATTCTGTTTCGCCAGGCCGGCTTGGAACTATCCGATTCTGCCCATGAGCGGCTGGTTCAATTCTTGGAGCTTGTGATTCATACCAATGAACAGCTCAATCTGACCGCCATCACCAGCTTGGAAGAGGGCTATGTGAAACATTTATATGATTCGCTGGCGATCATCGGCTTGCCCGAATTCGCACGGGCCGATACGTTGATCGATATCGGCAGCGGCGCCGGATTTCCCAGTATCCCTCTGGCGATCTGTTTCCCCGGGAAACGTTTTACCTCTCTGGATTCCACCCAAAAGAAGATCAACTTTCAGGCTCAGGCAGCTGAGTTGTTGGGTTTGCAGAATTTCACAACCTGCTGGGGCAGAGCCGAGGAACTGGCGCATTCGCCGGCTTATCGTGAGTCTTTTGATTTGGCCACCGCCCGCGCGGTCGCCCAAGTCAATATCCTCCTGGAGTTGGCGCTGCCATTTGTCAAGACCGGATCGGCGGCGGTCTTTTATAAAGGAAAAGATTATCTGAGCGAGCTTGAGAGTCTTCAGAAACCTTTGGCTGTCTTACATGCCGGACTCGACCGGGCGATTTCGTATCATCTCCCAGATAATCTGGGCGAAAGAGCCTTCGTAGTTTTTCAAAAGCAGCAACCGACCGCCTCGGCTTACCCGCGCAAACCGGGCGTTCCGCAAAAGAAACCCCTGTAA